One genomic segment of Anaerobiospirillum thomasii includes these proteins:
- a CDS encoding LysR family transcriptional regulator, translated as MLFTYLKAFITVADLGSFNKAAEELNLTTTAIMKRINKLESEVGAKLLVRDNNGVTLTQAGKSFFQDAQYIKRHIEDSIVRAQQIEKSEKTLKIGVTQLTPTNYFMDVWPFISQYCPDLNLELVPIDYVLGSNCSTFSSHTDSLDAMLGSFDQSMLDFFNCSGITICSLPLCLCASESNYLSSKEHLTLSDLKGQRVHMLKKQAGIGSTLDNVYRNFIELGADIVEFESYNIDLLKEIDTCNDLLLCFPNIVNIYPQLKKLDLDLNDTMSFGLIHTKELSASLHSFISAFERHQKDLR; from the coding sequence ATGCTGTTTACGTATTTAAAAGCCTTTATTACTGTTGCAGATCTTGGTAGTTTCAATAAAGCAGCAGAAGAGCTTAATCTTACTACTACAGCTATAATGAAGCGCATCAACAAACTAGAGAGCGAGGTTGGTGCTAAACTGCTTGTGCGTGACAACAACGGCGTGACACTGACGCAGGCCGGCAAATCTTTTTTTCAGGATGCGCAGTATATAAAACGCCATATTGAAGATTCCATAGTCAGGGCACAGCAAATTGAAAAGAGTGAAAAGACTTTAAAAATAGGCGTAACTCAGCTGACCCCTACCAATTACTTTATGGACGTCTGGCCTTTTATCAGTCAGTACTGTCCTGATCTTAATCTTGAGCTGGTGCCTATTGACTATGTGCTTGGCAGCAACTGTTCCACCTTCAGCTCCCATACAGATTCTTTAGATGCCATGTTAGGCTCCTTTGACCAGAGTATGCTTGATTTTTTCAACTGCAGCGGTATCACAATCTGTTCACTGCCTCTGTGTCTTTGTGCCTCTGAGAGCAATTATCTAAGCTCAAAGGAGCATCTTACACTCTCAGATCTTAAAGGTCAGAGGGTACATATGTTAAAAAAGCAGGCAGGCATTGGTTCCACCCTTGATAATGTCTACAGAAACTTTATTGAACTTGGTGCTGATATAGTTGAATTTGAATCCTACAATATAGATCTGTTAAAAGAGATTGATACCTGCAATGATCTGCTTTTGTGCTTTCCTAATATAGTCAATATCTATCCGCAGCTTAAAAAACTCGATCTTGATCTTAACGATACCATGTCCTTTGGCCTTATTCACACAAAAGAGCTGTCGGCATCACTGCACAGCTTCATCAGTGCCTTTGAGCGTCATCAAAAGGATCTGCGCTAA
- a CDS encoding exodeoxyribonuclease III: MQISLVSWNVNGIRAVSAKDEFKEWFAQDKYDVISMQETKASVDQIPEHIASKDGYSSYFSSSVVKKGYSGTAVYSKIQPLNVEIELPDPAYQGEGRIVHLEFEQFHFFNGYFPNGGAEIEDENGKGTGEFKRVPYKMGFFDSFFNYVQELRKSKPIVVCGDFNIAHKEIDLARPKTNTKNTGFLPLERAFLDKFTQAGYIDTFRHVHGDKPDNYTWWSYKSRARAKNVGWRIDYFFVSEELKDNIADAYIENEVYGSDHCPVALVLDFK; encoded by the coding sequence ATGCAGATATCATTAGTATCGTGGAATGTGAACGGCATCAGAGCTGTAAGTGCCAAGGATGAGTTTAAAGAGTGGTTTGCACAGGATAAATATGATGTTATATCCATGCAGGAGACCAAGGCTTCAGTTGATCAGATACCAGAGCATATTGCAAGTAAAGATGGCTATAGCTCCTACTTTTCCTCATCTGTAGTTAAAAAAGGCTACTCAGGTACTGCTGTCTATTCAAAGATACAGCCTTTAAATGTAGAGATTGAGCTGCCTGATCCTGCCTATCAGGGAGAGGGACGCATTGTGCACCTTGAGTTTGAGCAGTTTCATTTCTTCAACGGCTATTTTCCAAACGGCGGTGCCGAGATTGAGGATGAAAACGGCAAGGGTACAGGTGAGTTCAAGCGTGTACCTTACAAGATGGGCTTTTTTGACTCCTTTTTCAATTATGTTCAGGAGCTGCGCAAGAGCAAGCCTATAGTAGTCTGCGGTGATTTTAATATTGCCCATAAGGAAATAGATCTGGCCCGTCCTAAGACCAATACTAAAAATACAGGCTTTTTACCACTTGAAAGAGCCTTTTTAGACAAGTTTACCCAGGCAGGTTATATAGATACCTTCCGCCATGTGCATGGTGACAAGCCTGACAACTATACCTGGTGGTCATACAAGAGCAGAGCCAGAGCCAAGAACGTAGGGTGGAGAATTGACTACTTCTTTGTTTCAGAAGAACTTAAGGACAATATTGCCGATGCCTATATTGAAAATGAGGTCTATGGTTCAGATCACTGCCCTGTAGCACTGGTGCTTGATTTTAAATAA
- the aroG gene encoding 3-deoxy-7-phosphoheptulonate synthase AroG: MNLKNNRMIPPPPNSRHGIVDTRISDIFQLLPPVAVIEKFPTTDAIDALVLNTRNAIHNIMDGSDDRLVVITGPCSIHDPKAALDYAQRLLPLREKYKDSLEIIMRVYFEKPRTTVGWKGLINDPELNNSYDINNGLRIARSLLRDVNAMGVPAATEFLDLISPQYIDEFISWGAVGARTTESQVHRELASGLSCPVGFKNATDGNVKIAVDAIVAARHEHTFMTVTKLGHVAIAHTRGNDDCHVILRGGKVPNFEAEHVASASELLSVNNLRQKVMIDFSHSNSSKQFKKQLDVAYNVGSQIANGDDRIFGVMIESNIVEGRQDLCEDLSKLTYGQSVTDACVGFEDTEVILETLCNAVKSRRKAA; this comes from the coding sequence ATGAACCTAAAGAATAACAGGATGATTCCTCCGCCGCCAAATTCGCGGCACGGTATCGTCGATACAAGAATAAGTGATATATTTCAATTGTTACCACCAGTTGCCGTTATAGAAAAGTTTCCGACTACGGATGCTATAGATGCATTAGTGCTCAATACACGTAATGCCATACACAATATTATGGATGGAAGTGATGACCGTCTGGTTGTTATCACTGGCCCATGTTCTATTCATGATCCAAAGGCTGCTTTAGATTATGCACAGCGTCTTTTACCGCTGCGTGAAAAATACAAGGACAGTCTTGAGATTATTATGCGTGTCTACTTTGAAAAGCCACGCACCACTGTAGGCTGGAAGGGTCTTATCAATGATCCTGAGCTTAACAATTCTTATGACATCAACAATGGTCTTAGAATTGCAAGAAGTCTTTTGCGTGATGTAAATGCCATGGGTGTACCTGCAGCCACAGAGTTTTTAGATCTCATCTCACCACAGTATATAGATGAGTTCATCTCCTGGGGTGCAGTAGGTGCCAGAACCACAGAGTCACAGGTGCACAGAGAGCTTGCCTCTGGTCTGTCATGTCCTGTGGGCTTTAAAAATGCCACCGACGGCAATGTCAAGATTGCAGTTGATGCCATTGTGGCTGCAAGGCATGAGCATACCTTTATGACTGTAACCAAGCTAGGTCACGTAGCCATTGCCCACACCAGGGGTAATGACGACTGCCACGTAATTCTGCGCGGCGGCAAGGTGCCAAACTTTGAGGCAGAACATGTGGCATCAGCCTCTGAGCTTCTGTCTGTTAACAATCTGCGTCAGAAGGTTATGATTGATTTTTCTCATTCAAACAGCTCCAAGCAGTTTAAGAAACAGCTTGATGTGGCTTATAATGTTGGATCACAGATAGCCAATGGAGATGACAGAATCTTTGGTGTTATGATAGAGTCCAATATTGTAGAGGGCAGGCAGGATCTGTGTGAGGATCTATCAAAGCTTACCTATGGGCAGAGCGTAACTGATGCCTGTGTCGGATTTGAGGATACAGAGGTCATTCTTGAGACCCTGTGCAATGCTGTAAAATCACGACGCAAAGCTGCATAG
- the serA gene encoding phosphoglycerate dehydrogenase, producing MHPSLSLEKSKIRILLLEGVDPSAVETLKKAGYTNIEYSKKALDGQELLEKIENVHFLGIRSRTFLTREVLSHARKLVGVGCFCIGTNQVDLEAAAQLGIPVFNAPFSNTRSVAELVTGEYLQLLRDVPARNALLHRGGWKKAATGCFEARGKTLGIVGYGHIGTQVGIIAESLGLSVIFYDLEHKLSLGNARQVDTLEELLASSDIISMHVPETDMTCNMIGAKEFEAMKDGVFFINASRGTVVDINALTEALESKKVAGAAVDVFPTEPASNQEEFVTPLRNFDNVILTPHIGASTEEAQCNIGIEVAQKLALYSDNGSTLTAVNFPEVSLPEKRANVSRLLHIHTNVPGIMRQINDVFASQDINVAAQYLQTTADVGYVVMDIHSDKPEAIVPLLKEIPGTLKCRILY from the coding sequence ATGCACCCATCATTATCACTTGAAAAGAGCAAAATCAGAATCTTACTGCTTGAGGGCGTAGATCCTAGTGCTGTAGAGACACTGAAAAAGGCAGGTTATACCAATATTGAGTACAGCAAAAAGGCCCTTGACGGCCAGGAGCTGCTCGAGAAGATCGAAAATGTGCACTTTTTAGGTATAAGATCACGTACTTTCTTAACCCGTGAGGTTCTCTCACATGCAAGAAAGCTCGTGGGCGTCGGCTGTTTCTGCATAGGCACCAATCAGGTTGATCTTGAAGCTGCAGCCCAGCTTGGTATCCCTGTATTCAATGCTCCATTTTCAAACACAAGATCTGTAGCCGAACTGGTAACCGGCGAGTATCTGCAGCTTCTGCGCGATGTACCTGCAAGAAATGCTCTTTTACACAGAGGTGGCTGGAAGAAGGCAGCCACAGGCTGCTTTGAGGCTCGCGGCAAAACTTTAGGTATTGTAGGCTATGGCCATATTGGCACACAGGTTGGCATTATTGCCGAAAGCCTGGGCCTTAGCGTTATATTCTATGATCTTGAGCACAAGCTCTCCCTTGGCAATGCCCGTCAGGTTGATACACTTGAGGAGCTTTTAGCCTCATCTGATATTATCTCCATGCATGTACCAGAGACTGATATGACCTGCAATATGATTGGCGCCAAGGAATTTGAGGCCATGAAGGATGGTGTCTTCTTTATCAATGCCTCACGCGGTACTGTAGTTGATATCAATGCCCTGACCGAGGCTCTTGAGAGCAAGAAGGTGGCAGGTGCCGCTGTTGACGTGTTCCCAACCGAGCCTGCTTCAAATCAGGAGGAGTTTGTAACTCCACTGCGTAATTTTGACAATGTTATCCTAACACCGCATATTGGTGCCTCAACTGAGGAGGCTCAGTGCAATATCGGTATTGAGGTGGCTCAGAAGCTTGCTTTATACTCAGACAACGGTTCAACTCTTACTGCTGTAAACTTCCCTGAAGTATCACTGCCAGAAAAGAGAGCCAATGTTTCAAGACTTCTGCACATTCACACCAATGTGCCAGGTATTATGCGCCAGATCAATGATGTCTTTGCAAGTCAGGATATCAACGTGGCAGCTCAGTATCTGCAGACTACAGCTGATGTGGGTTATGTGGTTATGGATATTCACTCAGACAAGCCTGAGGCCATAGTGCCGCTGTTAAAAGAAATTCCTGGTACTCTCAAGTGCCGTATTCTTTACTAA
- a CDS encoding tyrosine-type recombinase/integrase, producing the protein MINLTTAKLDKLLSNTKPHDKMITDSTGLNVRSRNSGGRTTIYFIFRTKRKNCNIKLTIGKYPTMPLDEARSKFIELHRKAELNQLSKQEIILGRRNELERVEPTVTYYTLADAWDKHKEMKISKLKLSSIQKYNSLYNHLKSFGKTPLNKLTPQFVIENMLSPYINKGQNNLTMSLANLLTSCLKTACFYQWLTHNPLQNIRGFLPSHETTHRATFDVRDREQRIKELMQSLQDKPLVLRALIVFYFHSLLRNNEVRSLKMSHIKGDYFSVPTKTLKSFDVPITSEMQKIITYFSKGKGHDDYLFLIGSHKVGDMYAINELKTMGFADLSIHGIRTIGEEWLRLQDDIKESIAKLCLSHVAGDRTDRAYMRDMFLEERRIAMTKWSNYLVYLGVTF; encoded by the coding sequence ATGATAAATTTAACTACAGCAAAGTTAGACAAATTGCTGTCTAACACCAAGCCTCACGACAAGATGATAACAGATAGTACAGGGCTTAATGTTAGGTCTCGGAACAGTGGTGGTAGGACGACAATTTATTTTATTTTTAGAACAAAAAGAAAAAACTGTAACATTAAGCTAACAATAGGCAAATATCCCACAATGCCTTTAGACGAGGCTCGTTCTAAGTTTATTGAGCTACATAGAAAAGCCGAGCTTAATCAACTGTCTAAACAAGAAATAATATTAGGGCGCAGGAATGAGTTAGAACGTGTTGAACCTACAGTAACTTATTACACCTTGGCAGATGCATGGGATAAACATAAAGAGATGAAAATATCCAAGTTAAAATTAAGCTCAATTCAAAAATACAATAGTTTGTATAATCACTTAAAGTCTTTTGGTAAAACTCCTTTAAACAAACTAACACCACAGTTTGTAATTGAAAACATGTTATCTCCGTACATAAATAAAGGCCAAAACAATTTAACCATGTCTTTAGCAAATTTACTAACATCATGCTTAAAGACAGCATGCTTTTACCAATGGTTAACACATAATCCTTTACAAAATATCAGAGGCTTTCTGCCAAGTCATGAGACAACACATAGGGCCACTTTTGATGTCAGAGATAGAGAACAACGAATTAAGGAGTTAATGCAGAGCCTACAGGACAAGCCACTTGTCTTAAGGGCGTTAATAGTTTTTTATTTCCATTCGCTTTTAAGAAACAATGAAGTGCGTTCACTAAAGATGAGCCATATTAAAGGGGATTATTTTAGTGTCCCTACTAAAACATTAAAGTCTTTTGATGTTCCGATTACTAGCGAGATGCAGAAAATCATAACATATTTTTCTAAAGGTAAAGGCCATGACGATTACTTGTTTTTAATTGGCTCACATAAGGTTGGGGATATGTACGCAATAAACGAATTAAAAACAATGGGTTTTGCAGATCTATCAATCCACGGAATTAGGACAATAGGCGAGGAGTGGTTGCGCCTACAGGACGACATTAAAGAGAGTATAGCTAAACTTTGCTTATCTCACGTGGCAGGCGATCGTACTGACAGAGCCTATATGCGTGACATGTTTTTAGAGGAGCGTCGTAT
- a CDS encoding SLC13 family permease: MSSMTKSYIVIADIILFVLLLSFLPFSDTENKGLAMLVFVAVLWLSEAVHVTITAITIPVLAAILGLVPTAKALNGFSDSNIYLFFGGFALAAAMHVQKLDKLIAQRIMAMARGSFFMSVILLFTITAFLSMWMSNTATAAMMLPLAIGMLANVDAKENRNVFVFVLLGIAFSASIGGMGTLVGSPPNAIVASNIGMTFADWFVIGFPFMVVLMPVMILTLYFVFKPNLKIEVNFQEENIELTPKRITTLAVFVIVALCWIFSAKINPALSGMLGLAESIGAFDSVIAIAAAIIVVVLKLISWKEVQDNTDWGVLMLFGGGITLSAVLKDSGASKIMADGIVFMVEGSHYFVLGLLVAFFIVFLTEFTSNTASAALLVPLFISIAESIGAPPLGLALIIGLGASCAFMLPVATPPNAIVFGTGYIKQQEMVRVGLVLNVICSFVIATGAYFFFL, translated from the coding sequence ATGTCATCTATGACAAAATCTTATATAGTCATTGCCGACATAATATTATTTGTGCTGCTGCTGTCATTCCTGCCGTTTTCAGATACTGAAAACAAGGGTCTGGCCATGCTCGTGTTTGTAGCCGTACTGTGGCTGAGCGAGGCAGTGCATGTAACTATTACTGCAATTACAATTCCGGTTTTAGCCGCTATCCTGGGTCTGGTGCCAACCGCCAAGGCTTTAAACGGCTTCTCCGATTCAAACATCTACCTCTTCTTTGGTGGTTTTGCTCTGGCCGCTGCCATGCATGTGCAGAAGCTTGACAAACTTATTGCCCAGAGAATTATGGCCATGGCCAGAGGCAGTTTCTTCATGTCTGTAATTTTACTGTTCACCATTACTGCCTTCCTGTCAATGTGGATGAGTAATACAGCTACTGCCGCCATGATGCTGCCACTTGCAATAGGTATGCTGGCCAATGTAGATGCCAAAGAAAACAGAAATGTCTTTGTATTTGTGCTCTTAGGTATTGCCTTCTCTGCAAGTATTGGCGGCATGGGTACATTAGTAGGTTCACCTCCTAATGCCATCGTAGCCTCAAACATCGGTATGACCTTTGCTGACTGGTTTGTAATCGGCTTCCCATTCATGGTGGTGCTGATGCCTGTTATGATTTTAACTCTCTACTTCGTCTTCAAGCCAAACCTTAAGATTGAGGTTAACTTCCAGGAGGAGAATATTGAGTTAACTCCAAAGAGAATTACTACCTTAGCTGTATTCGTTATAGTAGCTCTGTGCTGGATCTTCTCAGCTAAGATAAACCCTGCCCTGTCAGGTATGCTTGGCCTTGCCGAATCAATCGGTGCCTTTGACAGTGTGATTGCTATTGCAGCTGCCATCATCGTAGTTGTCCTAAAGCTTATTTCCTGGAAAGAGGTTCAGGACAATACCGACTGGGGTGTGCTCATGCTCTTTGGCGGCGGTATTACACTCTCTGCCGTACTTAAGGACTCAGGTGCCTCAAAGATCATGGCTGACGGTATTGTATTTATGGTAGAGGGTTCTCACTACTTTGTTCTAGGTCTGCTTGTTGCCTTCTTCATTGTATTTTTAACTGAGTTCACCTCAAATACAGCCTCTGCAGCTCTGCTTGTACCTCTGTTTATCTCCATTGCCGAGAGTATTGGTGCCCCACCTTTAGGTCTGGCTCTTATCATCGGTCTTGGTGCATCGTGTGCGTTCATGCTGCCGGTGGCAACACCGCCAAATGCCATCGTCTTTGGTACAGGTTATATCAAGCAGCAGGAAATGGTCAGAGTAGGTCTTGTCCTCAATGTGATCTGCTCCTTTGTGATAGCTACAGGAGCTTACTTCTTCTTCCTGTAG